One segment of Larus michahellis chromosome 14, bLarMic1.1, whole genome shotgun sequence DNA contains the following:
- the RBFOX3 gene encoding RNA binding protein fox-1 homolog 3 isoform X2 — translation MLCSMANSGCLLVSNSGMLPHSLPCPPAFLYLQQGNQDATAPPDAMAQPYPPAQYPPPPQNGIPAEYAPPHPHPTQDYSGQSTVPEHAMTLYTPAQSHAEQPGTDASTQSIAGTQTVPTDEAAQTESQQLHSSDNTDKQQPKRLHVSNIPFRFRDPDLRQMFGQFGKILDVEIIFNERGSKGFGFVTFETSTDADRAREKLNGTIVEGRKIEVNNATARVMTNKKAANPYTNGWKLNPVVGAVYGPEFYAVTGFPYPATGTAVAYRGAHLRGRGRAVYNTFRAAPPPPPIPTYGAVVYQDGFYGAEIYGGYAAYRYAQPAAAAAAYSDSYGRVYAAADPYHHTIGPAATYSIGTMASLYRGGYSRFTPY, via the exons ATGCTGTGCTCCATGGCTAACTCGGGCTGCCTCCTTGTCTCCAACTCAGGCATGCTTCCTCACTCTCTCCCCTGTCCTCCAGCCTTCCTCTACCTCCAACAG GGTAACCAGGACGCCACGGCTCCGCCAGACGCGATGGCTCAGCCCTACCCCCCGGCCCAgtaccccccgcccccccagaaCGGGATCCCCGCAGAGTACGCGCCGCCGCACCCCCACCCCACGCAGGACTACTCGGGGCAAAGCACAGTACCGGAGCACGCCATGACCCTCTACACACCAGCACAGAGCCACGCCGAGCAGCCGGGCACTGACGCCAGCACACAGTCCATAGCAGGGACGCAGACGGTACCG ACAGACGAGGCGGCACAGACAGAGAGCCAGCAGCTACACTCCTCAGACAACACAGACAAGCAGCAGCCCAAGAGGTTACACGTCTCCAACATCCCCTTCCGATTCCGGGACCCCGACCTGCGGCAAATGTTCGGG CAATTCGGGAAGATCCTGGATGTGGAGATCATTTTCAATGAGCGGGGCTCCAag ggttttgggtttgtaaCTTTTGAAACTAGCACAGATGCCGACCGGGCACGGGAGAAGCTGAATGGCACCATCGTAGAGGGCCGGAAGATTGAG GTGAACAACGCCACGGCCCGGGTCATGACGAACAAGAAGGCTGCCAACCCCTACACCAACG GCTGGAAGCTGAACCCGGTGGTGGGAGCAGTCTACGGCCCCGAGTTCTACGCAG TAACGGGGTTCCCGTACCCTGCCACAGGGACAGCTGTGGCCTACCGAGGGGCACACTTAAGGGGACGAGGACGCGCTGTCTACAACACCTTCCGGGCtgcgccgccgccaccacccaTCCCCACCTACGGCGC GGTCGTCTACCAGGACGGGTTCTACGGAGCCGAGATCTAC GGGGGCTACGCCGCATACAGATACGCCCAGCCcgcggcagcagcggcagcataCAGCGACAG TTACGGCAGAGTGTATGCAGCGGCAGACCCGTACCACCACACCATCGGCCCCGCCGCCACGTACAGCATCGGCACCATG GCTAGTCTATACCGAGGAGGGTACAGCCGCTTCACTCCCTACTAG